The region CCCATTGTCCAATATTCCTCACTGCTGCCTCCCGTAGGAGTCTGGTCCGTGTCTCAGTACCAGTGTGGGGGATCACCCTCTCAGGCCCCCTAAAGATCGTCGCCTTGGTGAGCCGTTACCTCACCAACTAGCTAATCTTGCGCGTGCCCATCTCTATCCACCGTAGTTTTCAATATCACCCGATGCCGAATAATATATTATGGGGTATTAATCTTCCTTTCGAAAGGCTATCCCCCTGATAAAGGCAGGTTGCACACGTGTTCCGCACCCGTACGCCGCTCTCAATTACCCGAAAGTAATCTACCGCTCGGCTTGCATGTGTTAGGCCTCCCGCTAGCGTTCATCCTGAGCCAGGATCAAACTCTCCATTGTATGTTTGTTTTCCTTAAACTCAACTCAATTTAAAATTGACGCTTTGGTTTTTCCTTACTTGGTTGTTATTTTATTTTCAATGATCTTTTATTCTTTTCGCCTCCTCCGAAATCTCTTCTGTCAGTTGTTTCAGATTTGCGAGTGCAAAGATAAAAACTTTTTCCCGATTTACAAAACTTTTTTGAAGTTTTTTTTCAGTCATCTTCATTACCTCTACTCCGCTACAACAGTCCTTTTATTAACCATTTTTGCGTGGGCAAAACTAATAAATTTTATTAACATGACCAAATATTTCTTCTGAAAAATCTTAATCGCTTTTCTCGTCTCAATTATCTCCTGCTCCCCTCAACAACTCTCATTGTTTGGGATTGCAAAAGTAGAAAAACTTCTATAACACACCAAACATTACCACACCTTTTTTAACACAATATCCCTAACTGTCTGAATACGGGTGAGAAAAATTTAAGATGATGTTCACTTTGCAAGAAATCTCCTTCTCTATACATACTCTATGTATGGCTTTACACGATTTAAAAACCGTGTTTTTGTTTTAAGCATTTGCTGGAATAGGCTCATTTTTAGCATTAATACCCTCTCTACATATATGTGAAAATTAAAAATCCGGCACAAAGCCGGATTTTGTATAATATATATATGTATTAGTAGTGGTGAACGATGTATTCATTCTCGAATGTACCATCATCATAAAACTTTAATATTGCATACCCAGGAGGTGTTTCCTGATAGTAAAAAGGTTTAGCAGATCTTTTATCTCCTTCTCCCCACCAGAATCCGGACATCGCGCCATTGCAGAAATAGTACACATCATTGTACCAAGCTCTGTCCAAAAGGTGCTGGTGACCACTAAGACATCCTTTTACTTTATCTTTATGTTTATAGAAAAGATCCTTTAATGCTACATGATCTTTATGCTGTCCACCTTCAAAGGTTCCGGTAACCGTAAGTATTGGATAGTGTGACATAATAAGTGCATATTCTCCCTGAGGGATATTTTCTAATTCCTGTTTCAACCAGTTCATCTGCTCTGGATCCAATGTCACACCAGAATTATTACCGTCTAACATAATAAAATGCCATTTCCCTTTTTTAGCACTGTAATAGCGATTAGGCATTTTAAGCCTTTTCGCTGCATAAGGCACACCATACATTTCATCTGATTTTCCGCCGGCCCACCAGATATCATGATTTCCTACACAACTGTACATATCATAATCTGCAATTTCTTTGATACAGCTATCCCAAGCATTCCACTGATCATAGACCTCCTGGCGTGTAGAATTATCTCTGTCAACAGCCATAATAGAATCTCCGGTATTCAGAAAGAAATCTACTTTCTTTGTTTTCACTTCTTTCAGGCATTTCACAAATCTCTCCATCACTTTTGGATCAGCAGGTAAATGCACATCTGTTATATGTGCTACCGTTAACAAAAGTTTCTTTTTCAGATTTATATTTTTGTCTTTCTGAGT is a window of Elizabethkingia anophelis R26 DNA encoding:
- a CDS encoding metallophosphoesterase family protein, yielding MKRRKFLAKVPLAASALMLGGTATNLLAATQKDKNINLKKKLLLTVAHITDVHLPADPKVMERFVKCLKEVKTKKVDFFLNTGDSIMAVDRDNSTRQEVYDQWNAWDSCIKEIADYDMYSCVGNHDIWWAGGKSDEMYGVPYAAKRLKMPNRYYSAKKGKWHFIMLDGNNSGVTLDPEQMNWLKQELENIPQGEYALIMSHYPILTVTGTFEGGQHKDHVALKDLFYKHKDKVKGCLSGHQHLLDRAWYNDVYYFCNGAMSGFWWGEGDKRSAKPFYYQETPPGYAILKFYDDGTFENEYIVHHY